A single window of Fundulus heteroclitus isolate FHET01 unplaced genomic scaffold, MU-UCD_Fhet_4.1 scaffold_41, whole genome shotgun sequence DNA harbors:
- the corin gene encoding atrial natriuretic peptide-converting enzyme, translated as MLSARRETFPGVTFSGAPAAANPTGGPEARTDRGACPKKLGSTNQLRLLLYILIPTVSLLGALLLLGLALTGIFGGNLLDSPDSSSSSSSSFEAENRTSGGRGVAYHSQSTPAHTAAPPASSSSQASPSQPYTKLPDWLASVTSLSTSLPMSSTTPAPDTGRCQLILEPQCHMLPYNQTWLSSSGAVVKSSEVDMLLRFFSYLSRLSCYRHIMLFGCSLALPECLEATGTISRTVVLPCASFCEAAREGCEPVLQMFNASWPDFLRCSQFNKNSSSSSSSPSTSPSSPLATSPSPSSPLATPPSPSSPLATPPCFTPHQIKGKTSVCGGKDNFLCATGICVPQKLVCNGYNDCDDWSDETHCECPEEEFRCNTGRCLPPALVCDGYDDCGDLSDELNCVCNLSREHRCGDGRCVSKDWLCDGDHDCLDKSDELNCSCKSQGLLECRNGQCVPSAFRCDGEDDCKDGSDEEHCSREQSPGGCVPGQPGCMSPPCQPACGGASAACDPRNTNCSRCEPITLELCMNLPYNLTSFPNYLGHLSQRESSVSWESSLFPALVQTGCYQYLMFYACTLLVPKCDPVSLQKVPPCRSLCRSAKEKCESVLGIVGLQWPEDSDCGQFPEDRGNATCLLPEDGVDECSPSHFKCRSGRCVLGSKRCDGHLDCDDHSDEDNCGCSERALWECPGSKVCIKPTMICDGFPDCPLQVDEANCSVCRDNELACNNHQCVHRTLWCDGKKHCSDSSDEWDCVSLSDQSGSVLTVFKTAAEYQVCADEWNPDLSRLTCNQLGLGVPSSVSMVPDQPGVPGRRRWLHVHPEWSLRNGSALQARLEKRSHACHSRRRVSVLCAREECGLRPALGLHPHRTKRILGGRVSRRGAWPWQCSLQSGQSGHVCGCVLISRQWALTVAHCFEGRENAELWKVVLGLTNLDHPGPHSQTRSVRAIIVHPRYNRAVVDYDISVVQLDSEVEETAHVRPVCLPQPGQLPSPDSYCYITGWGHMGNRMPFKLQEGEVRIISMSQCQSYFDMKTITPRMLCAGYEAGTVDSCMGDSGGPLVCEEEDGLHWRLFGLTSWGSVCFSKVLGPGVYSNVTHFTPWIQQQIYIHTYLTDPHAASQPQH; from the exons ATGTTGTCCGCCAGGAGGGAGACCTTCCCGGGTGTCACCTTCAGCGGAGCGCCGGCTGCGGCG AACCCGACCGGAGGACCTGAGGCCCGGACGGACCGGGGGGCGTGTCCTAAGAAGCTGGGCTCCACCAATCAGCTGCGGCTGCTGCTCTACATCCTGATTCCCACCGTCAGCCTGCTGggggcgctgctgctgctgggcctGGCCCTCACAG GTATATTTGGGGGGAACCTCCTGGACTCCCCagactcttcctcctcctcttcttcctcattTGAGGCTGAAAACAGGACTTCTGGGGGAAGAGGGGTGGCGTACCACAGCCAGAGCACGCCAGCCCACACCGCCGCTCctccagcctcctcctcctctcaggcCTCGCCGTCCCAGCCATACACGaagcttcctgattggctggccTCGGTGACATCACTGAGCACCTCCCTGCCGATGAGCAGCACCACCCCGGCGCCTGACACAG GGCGGTGCCAGCTGATCCTGGAGCCCCAGTGCCACATGCTGCCCTACAACCAGACGTGGCTGTCCTCCTCCGGCGCCGTGGTCAAGAGCTCCGAGGTCGACATGCTGCTAAG GTTCTTCAGCTACCTCAGCAGACTGTCCTGCTACAGACACATCATGCTGTTCGGCTGCTCGCTGGCGCTGCCCGAGTGCCTGGAGGCCACCGGGACGATCAGCAG GACGGTGGTGCTGCCCTGCGCTTCCTTCTGCGAGGCGGCCAGGGAGGGCTGTGAGCCCGTCCTCCAGATGTTTAACGCCTCCTGGCCCGACTTCCTGCGATGCTCGCAGTTCAACAAAAACAGCTCATCTTCATCCTCGTCGCCTTCAACGTCACCATCGTCGCCCCTGGCAACGTCGCCATCACCATCGTCGCCCCTGGCAACGCCGCCGTCACCATCGTCGCCCCTGGCAACGCCGCCGTGTTTCACGCCGCACCAGATCAAAGGGAAAACCT CTGTGTGCGGCGGGAAGGACAACTTCCTGTGTGCCACGGGGATTTGTGTCCCCCAGAAACTGGTGTGCAACGGTTACAACGACTGTGACGACTGGAGCGACGAGACGCACTGCG AGTGTCCTGAGGAAGAGTTCCGCTGTAACACCGGCCGCTGTCTTCCTCCTGCTCTGGTCTGTGACGGCTACGACGACTGCGGAGATCTGAGCGATGAACTCAACTGTG TGTGTAACCTGAGCCGGGAGCATCGCTGCGGGGACGGCCGCTGCGTCTCCAAGGACTGGCTCTGTGACGGAGACCACGACTGTCTGGACAAAAGCGACGAGCTCAACTGCT cCTGTAAGAGCCAGGGCCTGCTGGAGTGCAGGAACGGTCAATGCGTCCCCTCGGCCTTCCGCTGCGACGGCGAGGACGACTGCAAGGACGGCAGCGACGAGGAGCACTGCAGCCGAGAGCAGA GCCCCGGCGGCTGTGTCCCCGGTCAGCCCGGCTGCATGTCCCCTCCCTGCCAGCCAGCCTGTGGAGGCGCGAGCGCCGCCTGCGACCCCAGAAACACCAACTGCT CTCGCTGTGAGCCCATCACCCTGGAGCTGTGCATGAACCTGCCCTACAACCTGACCAGTTTCCCCAACTACCTGGGCCACCTGTCCCAGAGAGAGAGCTCCGTGTCCTGGGAGTCCTCCCTCTTCCCGGCACTGGTCCAGACCGGCTGCTACCAGTACCTCATGTTCTACGCCTGCACGCTGCTGGTCCCCAAGTGCGACCCCGTAAGCCTGCAGAAGGTCCCTCCCTGCAG GTCGCTGTGCCGCAGCGCCAAGGAGAAGTGTGAGTCGGTGCTCGGCATCGTGGGTCTGCAGTGGCCTGAGGACTCGGACTGCGGTCAGTTTCCAGAGGACAGAGGAAACGCCACCTGTCTGCTGCCGGAGGACGGAGTGGACG AGTGCTCGCCCAGCCACTTCAAGTGCCGGTCCGGCCGTTGCGTCCTGGGGAGCAAGCGCTGCGACGGACACCTGGACTGTGACGACCACAGCGACGAGGACAACTGCG GCTGCTCTGAGCGCGCTCTGTGGGAGTGTCCCGGCAGTAAGGTCTGCATCAAACCCACCATGATCTGCGACGGGTTCCCAGACTGCCCCCTGCAGGTGGACGAGGCCAACTGCT CGGTCTGCAGAGACAACGAGCTGGCCTGCAACAACCACCAGTGTGTCCATCGGACGCTGTGGTGTGACGGGAAGAAGCACTGCTCAGACAGCTCCGACGAGTGGGACTGTG TTTCTCTGTCCGACCAGTCCGGTTCTGTTCTCACCGTGTTTAAGACGGCTGCAGAGTATCAGGTCTGTGCAGACGAGTGGAACCCCGACCTGAGCAGACTGACCTGCAACCAGCTGGGACTAGG GGTCCCCTCCTCTGTTTCGATGGTGCCCGACCAGCCGGGGGTCCCAGGCCGGCGCCGCTGGCTCCATGTCCATCCAGAGTGGAGCCTGAGAAACGGTTCTGCCCTGCAGGCCCGACTGGAGAAGAGAAG TCATGCATGTCACTCCAGGCGAAGGGTTTCAGTCCTGTGTGCCAGAGAAG AGTGTGGTCTGCGTCCAGCGCTGGGCCTCCACCCTCACAGGACCAAGCGGATCCTGGGGGGCCGGGTGTCTCGGCGGGGGGCGTGGCCCTGGCAGTGCTCGCTGCAGAGCGGTCAGAGCGGACACGTCTGCGGCTGCGTCCTCATCTCCCGCCAGTGGGCTCTGACGGTGGCTCACTGCTTCGAGGG GAGGGAGAACGCCGAGCTGTGGAAGGTGGTGCTGGGCCTGACCAACCTGGACCACCCCGGCCCTCACAGTCAGACCCGCAGCGTGCGCGCCATCATCGTCCACCCGCGGTACAACCGGGCGGTGGTGGACTACGACATCAGCGTGGTCCAGCTGGACTCTGAG GTGGAGGAGACGGCCCACGTCAGACCGGTGTGTCTGCCTCAGCCCGGTCAGCTGCCCTCACCGGACTCCTACTGCTACATCACCGGCTGGGGCCACATGGGCAACAGGA TGCCCTTTAAGCTCCAGGAGGGGGAGGTCCGCATCATCTCCATGTCTCAGTGTCAGTCCTACTTTGACATGAAGACTATAACTCCCAGGATGCTTTGTGCTGGCTACGAAGCTGGAACCGTCGACTCCTGTATG GGCGACAGCGGCGGCCCGCTGGTGTGCGAGGAGGAGGACGGCCTCCACTGGCGGCTGTTCGGCCTGACGTCCTGGGGCAGCGTGTGCTTCAGCAAAGTTCTGGGACCGGGAGTCTACAGCAACGTGACCCACTTCACCCCCTGGATCCAGCAGCAGATCTACATCCACACCTACCTGACCGACCCCCACGCCGCGTCCCAACCCCAACACTAG